The following proteins come from a genomic window of Chiroxiphia lanceolata isolate bChiLan1 chromosome 16, bChiLan1.pri, whole genome shotgun sequence:
- the DNAJA3 gene encoding dnaJ homolog subfamily A member 3, mitochondrial gives MPGGAQASFSAFTRAVTRQQEPAASDTSPSLLSPAAAASHALQGRTSAEERSEAPGDGGGRETRLARIILLPREKLLPQCGRRRAWAKMAAVSASRWVGAAAGRGAGNARPPPLLLLLRGLRVPPARAPRRLLLLRAGLCAAGTKRAAAAAAFHSSGARTKEDYYQVLGVPRTATQKEIKKAYYQLAKKYHPDTNKDDPKAKEKFSQLAEAYEVLSDEVKRKQYDAYGTASFEAGAAGAGAGTGRQYWSGGPSIDPEELFRKIFGEFSGSPFGDFQSVFDQPQEYIMELTFTQAAKGVNKEIVVNIQDSCERCDGKGHEPGTKVQRCHYCNGTGMETINTGPFVMRSTCRRCAGRGSIITTPCVVCRGTGQTKQKKTVMVPVPAGVEDGQTVRMPVGKKEIFITFRVQKSSVFRRNGADIHSDLLISVAQAVLGGTARCQGLYETINITIPPGIQPDQRIRMSGKGIPKVNSYGYGDHYIHIKIKVPQRLTDRQRALMMSYAEDEPDVDGTVNGVTNTASGGRAKASAATGGDRPEAEENKEGFLSKLKKMFTS, from the exons ATGCCCGGTGGAGCCCAGGcctctttctctgctttcaccCGGGCTGTGACACGCCAGCAGGAGCCGGCAGCATCTGACACATCCCCCTCGCTGCTCAGCCCCGCTGCTGCGGCCTCCCACGCTCTGCAGGGCCGAACCTCCGCTGAGGAGCGTTCCGAGGCGCCTGGTGACGGAGGTGGGAGAGAGACGCGCTTGGCACGAATTATCCTCCTCCCTAGAGaaaagctgctgcctcagtGTGGGCG GCGCCGCGCGTGGGCCAAGATGGCGGCCGTGAGCGCGTCGCGGTGGGtcggggcggccgcggggcgcggggcggggaacgcgcggccgccgccgctgctgctgctgctccgcGGGCTCCGCGTCCCGCCCGCCCGTGCCCCGCGCCGCCTCCTGCTGCTCCGAGCTGGGCTCTGCGCCGCGG GGACGAAACgtgctgccgccgccgccgccttccACAGCAGCGGGGCCCGCACCAAGGAGGACTATTACCAGGTGCTGGGGGTGCCCCGCACCGCCACCCAGAAGGAGATCAAGAAGGCCTATTACCAG ttGGCAAAGAAATACCACCCTGACACAAACAAGGATGACCCCAAAGCAAAGGAGAAGTTCTCTCAGCTGGCAGAAGCCTACGAG GTGCTGAGTGACGAGGTGAAGCGGAAGCAGTACGATGCCTATGGCACAGCGAGCTTCGAGGCCGGTGCTGCCGGGGCCGGCGCCGGCACGGGGCGGCAGTACTGGAGCGGCGGCCCCTCCATTGATCCCGAGGAGCTTTTCCGGAAGATCTTTGGGGAGTTTTCGGGATCTCCTTTCGGCGATTTTCAGAGTGTCTTTGACCAGCCACAGGAG TATATCATGGAACTGACGTTCACCCAAGCTGCAAAAGGTGTTAACAAGGAGATTGTGGTGAACATCCAAGACTCCTGCGAGCGGTGCGATGGCAAAGGGCACGAACCGGGCACCAAAGTGCAGCGCTGTCACTACTGCAACGGCACAGGCATG gaAACGATAAACACGGGCCCCTTTGTGATGAGATCCACGTGCCGGCGCTGCGCCGGCCGGGGCTCCATCATAACCACGCCCTGCGTCGTGTGCCGGGGAACGGGGCAAACCAAGCAGAAGAAGACAGTGATGGTTCCTGTGCCAGCTG GAGTTGAGGATGGGCAGACAGTTCGGATGCCTGTggggaagaaggaaattttCATTACGTTCAGG GTTCAGAAAAGTTCTGTGTTCAGAAGGAATGGAGCAGATATTCATTCGGATCTCCTGATCTCAGtagcacaggctgtgctgggaggcaCAGCCCGATGTCAAGGCTTGTACGAGACAATCAACATCACA ATACCCCCTGGTATTCAGCCAGACCAGAGAATTCGAATGAGTGGGAAAGGCATTCCCAAGGTCAACAGTTATGGCTATGGAGACCACTACATCCACATAAAGATAAAAGTCCCTCA GAGGCTGACGGATCGCCAGCGAGCCTTAATGATGAGCTACGCGGAGGACGAGCCGGACGTGGATGGCACAGTGAACGGGGTCACAAACACAGCGTCAG GTGGCAGGGCCAAGGCTAGCGCTGCTACAGGCGGGGATAGGCCTGAGGCTGAGGAGAACAAGGAGGGATTCCTTTCCAAACTTAAGAAAATGTTTACCTCCTGA
- the NMRAL1 gene encoding nmrA-like family domain-containing protein 1 isoform X1 → MPRDRRWLRRDRRWPRSRPAPSLPCPGTPSRAGPGRGLSRGRAASRPVRAPGPSTLPHGRQEADRGVRGDRVRAVTRSPRKEAAEELKQRGAEVVKADQDDEPSLEKALAGAYGAFVVTNFWEHCSKEKEIEQGKRLADLSKRQGLQHVVFSGLENVHKLTGGQLEVPHFDGKGEVEEYFQRTGVPTTVIRLPCYFENFLSIFKPQKAPQGNTFVLELPTGDTPMDGMAVEDVGPVVVSLLKSPGEYMGQVMGLSTGKLTEAEYAAVLSQQTGKTVTASKISPEEYEKRDFPGAKELAAMFRFYALKPDRNVALTMKLNPKARTFQQWVADNKAAF, encoded by the exons ATGCCCCGGGACCGGCGATGGCTCCGCCGGGACAGGCGATGGCCCCGCAGCCgccccgctccctccctcccgtgCCCAGGGACACCCTCCCGAGCGGGACCTGGCCGGGGGCTGAGCCGCGGCCGTGCTGCTTCTCGCCCTGTCAGAGCCCCTGGACCGTCCACGCTGCCTCATGGCCGGCAAGAAGCTGATCGTGGTGTTCGGGGCGACCG GGTGCGGGCGGTGACGCGGAGCCCCAGGAAGGAGGCGGCGGAGGAGCTGAAGCAGAGAGGAGCCGAGGTGGTGAAGGCGGATCAGGACGATGAGCCATCGCTGGAGAAGGCCTTGGCGGGTGCCTACGGAGCCTTCGTTGTCACCAACTTCTGGGAGCACtgcagcaaagagaaggaaatcGAACAG GGAAAGCGACTGGCCGATCTCTCGAAGcgccaggggctgcagcacgTTGTGTTCAGTGGCCTGGAGAACGTGCACAAGCTGACGGGGGGCCAGCTGGAGGTGCCGCACTTTGATGGCAAAGGTGAGGTGGAGGAGTATTTCCAGAGAACTGGTGTTCCCACCACGGTCATCCGGCTGCCGTGCTACTTTGAGAACTTCCTCTCCATCTTCAAGCCACAGAAGGCCCCGCAGGGAAACACCTTTGTCCTGG AGCTGCCCACGGGGGACACCCCGATGGACGGGATGGCCGTGGAGGACGTTGGGCCTGTTGTGGTTTCCCTGCTGAAGTCCCCAGGGGAGTACATGGGCCAGGTGATGGGGCTCAGCACCGGCAAGCTCACCGAGGCAGAGTACGCCGCCGTCCTCTCCCAGCAGACGGGCAAGACTGTGACAGCCAGCAAG ATCTCCCCAGAGGAGTACGAGAAGCGTGACTTCCCCGGGGCCAAGGAGCTGGCTGCCATGTTCCGTTTCTATGCCCTGAAGCCCGACCGAAACGTGGCCCTGACCATGAAGCTCAACCCCAAGGCCCGCACCTTCCAGCAGTGGGTGGCAGACAACAAGGCTGCCTTCTga
- the NMRAL1 gene encoding nmrA-like family domain-containing protein 1 isoform X2, with protein sequence MAGKKLIVVFGATGAQGGSVARALLDDGTFRVRAVTRSPRKEAAEELKQRGAEVVKADQDDEPSLEKALAGAYGAFVVTNFWEHCSKEKEIEQGKRLADLSKRQGLQHVVFSGLENVHKLTGGQLEVPHFDGKGEVEEYFQRTGVPTTVIRLPCYFENFLSIFKPQKAPQGNTFVLELPTGDTPMDGMAVEDVGPVVVSLLKSPGEYMGQVMGLSTGKLTEAEYAAVLSQQTGKTVTASKISPEEYEKRDFPGAKELAAMFRFYALKPDRNVALTMKLNPKARTFQQWVADNKAAF encoded by the exons ATGGCCGGCAAGAAGCTGATCGTGGTGTTCGGGGCGACCG GGGCTCAGGGTGGCAGCGTGGCCCGGGCGCTGCTGGACGACGGCACCTTCAGGGTGCGGGCGGTGACGCGGAGCCCCAGGAAGGAGGCGGCGGAGGAGCTGAAGCAGAGAGGAGCCGAGGTGGTGAAGGCGGATCAGGACGATGAGCCATCGCTGGAGAAGGCCTTGGCGGGTGCCTACGGAGCCTTCGTTGTCACCAACTTCTGGGAGCACtgcagcaaagagaaggaaatcGAACAG GGAAAGCGACTGGCCGATCTCTCGAAGcgccaggggctgcagcacgTTGTGTTCAGTGGCCTGGAGAACGTGCACAAGCTGACGGGGGGCCAGCTGGAGGTGCCGCACTTTGATGGCAAAGGTGAGGTGGAGGAGTATTTCCAGAGAACTGGTGTTCCCACCACGGTCATCCGGCTGCCGTGCTACTTTGAGAACTTCCTCTCCATCTTCAAGCCACAGAAGGCCCCGCAGGGAAACACCTTTGTCCTGG AGCTGCCCACGGGGGACACCCCGATGGACGGGATGGCCGTGGAGGACGTTGGGCCTGTTGTGGTTTCCCTGCTGAAGTCCCCAGGGGAGTACATGGGCCAGGTGATGGGGCTCAGCACCGGCAAGCTCACCGAGGCAGAGTACGCCGCCGTCCTCTCCCAGCAGACGGGCAAGACTGTGACAGCCAGCAAG ATCTCCCCAGAGGAGTACGAGAAGCGTGACTTCCCCGGGGCCAAGGAGCTGGCTGCCATGTTCCGTTTCTATGCCCTGAAGCCCGACCGAAACGTGGCCCTGACCATGAAGCTCAACCCCAAGGCCCGCACCTTCCAGCAGTGGGTGGCAGACAACAAGGCTGCCTTCTga